A single window of Plasmodium malariae genome assembly, contig: PmUG01_00_17, whole genome shotgun sequence DNA harbors:
- the PmUG01_00037200 gene encoding PIR protein, with translation MDKILVGSPSYNIYNTFDKKVEEEKYNNSCKVFKNEGDTGTNEGYELYWAYQNIKKFLEENSENFNGNSYISKFLSARDSIKHDYNSYFCQYEFKNDNATDVLNDKLEEKYLYDYFRNYDSIKSYKTCNILEFSKYKEYLEHIDILYKKYKNEKYCCEDSWYSCPNYFNCYEGFDPTKLLSVLNSKGKKNCDNLKNLEDSLASGVETSTNLPISGTIPQEKTSDINKSRQETTETNGISGRTEQSPAENSLETEKVKQTQEQQTCPGYQLEKDAPKFCKEPNVREKGTLGGRWNEYSPHKRVRFTRSIEGFYSHTLVNKTDIISNTFFRVGIAFALAVGIIFIIFLYYKFTPFGRHLRKKPSRNKRIDDDVDISYLRQFKIRAPKTVNRNRGSARLQFAYYSR, from the exons atg GATAAAATTTTAGTGGGATCAccttcatataatatatataatacgttCGATAAGAAGGTTgaggaagaaaaatataacaattcttgtaaagtatttaaaaatgaaggaGATACTGGTACGAATGAAGGTTACGAACT GTATTGGGCATAccaaaacattaaaaaatttctagAGGAAAATTCTGAAAACTTTAATGGAAATTCCTATATTAGCAAATTTTTGAGTGCTCGAGATAGTATTAAGCATGACTATAATTCATACTTTTGTCAGTATGAgtttaaaaatgataatgcAACAGATGTGTTAAATGATAAGTTAGAAGAGAAATATTTGTATGATTATTTTCGTAATTATGATAGTATTAAATCTTATAAaacatgtaatatattagaattcagtaaatataaagaataccTTGAACATATCGatatactatataaaaagtataaaaatgaaaaatactgTTGCGAAGATTCATGGTATTCTTGtccaaattattttaattgttatGAGGGATTTGATCCAACTAAACTTTTATCTGTATTAAATTctaaaggaaagaaaaattgtgataatttaaaaaatttagaagatTCTTTAGCATCCG GAGTTGAAACTTCTACAAATTTACCTATTTCTGGAACGATTCCTCAAGAGAAAACTTCAGATATTAACAAATCAAGACAAGAAACCACAGAAACAAATGGAATTTCTGGAAGAACAGAACAATCACCGGCTGAAAATTCATTAGAAACAGAAAAAGTTAAACAAACGCAAGAACAGCAAACTTGTCCTGGGTACCAATTAGAAAAAGATGCACCAAAATTCTGTAAAGAGCCAAATGTACGAGAAAAAGGAACTCTTGGAGGAAGATGGAATGAATATTCTCCCCATAAAAGAGTTAGATTCACTCGAAGCATTGAAGGTTTTTATTCTCATACTTTAGTAAATAAAACTGATATTATTAGCAACACTTTTTTCCGAGTTGGTATTGCATTTGCTTTGGCTGTTggaataattttcattattttcctttattataAA ttcACACCTTTTGGACGacatttaagaaaaaagcCATCCAGGAATAAACGAATTGATGATGATGTTGATATATCATACTTGCGGCAGTTTAAAATACGTGCACCAAAAACAGTAAATAGAAATAGAGGTAGTGCAAGATTACAGTTTGCTTATTATTCTAGGTGA